A portion of the Cyanobacterium sp. T60_A2020_053 genome contains these proteins:
- a CDS encoding ATP-binding cassette domain-containing protein gives MENQTSALTPIIELKGIKKAFGNDVILDGLDLNIYRGDAMVIIGPSGTGKSTILRIIAGLLLPDEGEIYVNGKKRVGLIDDHGDSMAISMVFQQAALFDSLTVRENVGFLLHQHSRLSSQKIGEIVDQSLEMVGLPNKGDLYPAELSGGMKKRVSFARAVTFNPENDAERPEVILYDEPTAGLDPIASTVIEDLVTDLRVECAACQTYVMVTHQESTIRRTGQKIIFLYNGKVQWEGQVSDIDNTDNELVRQFFSARREGPIQVV, from the coding sequence ATGGAAAATCAAACCAGCGCCCTCACCCCCATCATCGAGTTAAAAGGAATCAAAAAAGCCTTTGGTAATGACGTCATTTTAGATGGACTTGACCTAAATATTTATCGGGGAGATGCCATGGTAATTATTGGACCATCAGGCACAGGAAAATCAACTATATTAAGAATAATTGCTGGTTTATTACTTCCTGACGAGGGGGAAATCTATGTCAATGGCAAAAAAAGAGTCGGTTTAATTGATGACCATGGTGACTCCATGGCTATTAGTATGGTATTTCAACAGGCAGCATTATTTGACTCTCTCACCGTCAGAGAAAATGTCGGTTTTCTTCTTCATCAACACTCTCGTTTATCTTCTCAAAAAATCGGTGAAATTGTGGATCAAAGTTTAGAAATGGTTGGTTTACCCAATAAAGGAGACCTTTATCCGGCGGAACTTTCTGGAGGCATGAAAAAAAGAGTTAGTTTTGCGCGCGCCGTCACTTTTAATCCCGAAAATGACGCAGAAAGACCAGAAGTTATCCTTTATGATGAACCAACCGCCGGACTTGATCCCATTGCTTCCACTGTCATCGAAGACTTAGTAACTGATTTAAGGGTGGAGTGCGCCGCTTGTCAAACTTATGTCATGGTAACTCACCAAGAAAGTACCATCAGAAGAACTGGTCAGAAAATAATTTTTTTGTATAATGGTAAGGTTCAATGGGAAGGTCAAGTAAGCGATATTGACAATACCGATAACGAATTAGTCAGACAATTTTTCAGCGCCCGTCGGGAAGGGCCTATTCAAGTAGTTTAA